CCAGGGGCAAGAGACATCAGGGTGGGGCCCAGTGGATGGGAGGATGAAAATGTACTGAGTGAAGGCTGAGGACCCACACATGCCTCTGAGAGTCTCCTTCAGTGCTGGCTCGAAACCCAAAgaggcagggtgggggagggggcagataGATGATGCTCTGGTCTGGCCAGCTTGTGTCCTGGCCAGTTGCCCTTCTAGAGACCCTCTTAGAGAACACAATGCAGATCACTGGCTGTAGCAGCGAGGTCCCTGTAAAGGAGGGAGAGGGTGCTGCAGTTTACTTTGTTGCTCTGAGTGTCCCCTTCCTTTGGGACACTCAGACCAGTGGAGGCCGGAGACCTTTTCCCTAGCTTCATGTGGTCCCTTGCTCCAACCAGCCCAGGCAGGCAGGTGCAGGTAACAGTTCCTCCACCagcccctcctcctgcctcattcttcCTGTCCCAGCTCAGCCCATCTAGCGTGAAGGGAGGGAGTGTCACTCTTCCCATTCAGGCCCCAGGCAAGGGCAGGCATTCCCTGACTCCTGTGTACCCGAGACATCTCCAGCAGCTTCTGCCATGGACAGATGGTACCTGGGTGAGTCCCCCAAGCCTGTCCCCCACCTCTGCCCTCTTCAACTTGGATTTAGGGGACCACCAATCACTTTCAAACGCACCTACTAGCTGCTTACAATTGTGGGAGAAGCAGAAATGAAAGACAGGCTGTCCTAAATAAGGACCTCAATACTAGTCCTGGGCCTGCTATGGTGTACAGGGCATCTCTGAGCTGGAGGCTGGGGAAATTGGTTCTTCATCAGTCTCCTCATCCAGCTGTGTGTCCACCCATCTGACTTCAGACTACTGAGTCACATCTTAGTCCCTGTATTTTCTAGCTGTCTGCTCCCTGGCCAGTTATGTCTACATCTCAGTAAAACGGGATAATGCTAGTCCTGTCCTTCCCTACTGAATCATGTGGCAATAGAAGGGGTTACTTTCCCAGTGTCTGGAACAGAAAAGTAGTTGTCAACCTGCTTTCCCATGGCTTTGCCTACCTGTCTACACCCCTGCATCCCTGCCTGCCCACtggtccgtccatccatccatccttccttccttcctttctttcttttctttctctctctctctctctctctctctctctttctttctgtcatgtATCTTTCTAACTTGCTACCTATCATTCATCTCTTACGCTAGAGAGAACTCATAGGGATTTACAAAGATAGTTACCAAGGTAATGCGAGGAGTGAGATGCTGCTAAATTGTCTGAAGAATAGCCCCAGATCCACAGCCATCTTTTACCTGGGCATTTCCATCCTGGCTCTTTCCTTTCTATGTTTCAGGCTTCAGCTTTCCATGATCTCAGTTTTTTTTCTGGTCTCTGGAGGACTATGGCACTAGGTATGGTTGGGAGAAGCCAATGTTCAGCCTTAGTTTTTTCCTCTGTCAAATGGAGCTACCAGAGGTTTAAATGGGGACTGTGAGTGATGAGAGCCTAGCATGTGAGTCCAGCCTCTCACAGGGCAGGGCTACTGTCTCTTTTTATGAATGTGTTCACTGGGCTCTGAACGCTTAGGAGAGCTGCATGAGTACTCCAAAGCTGCACAGTCAGGGCACCGTCTCTGTTCTCTCACCTACTTAGCAGAGAGTGGTTGGCTTTCTGCTGGTACCATTAAAGAGGCTATAGTCTGATATGCCTGTCTCAGTCCCCACAAACTTCCCTGAGTGACCCTGCCCACTGTatagacaaagagacagaggcaCAGGGAGGTAAACAAATTGGCAAAGATCAAATGACCAGCAAGGGGTGGAGCCAGGGTATGAACACAACTATCCGTGCCTTGGCATTGATTGACGGGGGACTCAGAGGTGGGGAGCCCTTCCCTCCAGAAGTACTGAATTGCACCAGGGGAGTAGAtatcatccattcatctgtctatctgtctgtctgtctgtctatctatccatctgtccatcttttATCCACCTGGCTATCATCTCTCCATCAAtctatgatctatctatctatccatctatcaccTATGTAGCCTGTATGCACgcatgagtatgtatgtatgtatgtatgtatgtatgtatgtatgtatgtatgtatgcatcagCTATGTCTGTGTATACTATCTGTGTACCTATCTATATATCGTCTTCTAGTGATGGACATTAGCCTGTTGGAGGCCAATTCTACTGTCTAGAACCCATAGAAGACTGTATAGTACTCGAGGAAAACCCATACCATAGTTCCCAAGGGGACAGTCACAGTGAAGCGAGGGGGGCGGGCAGCCTGGTAAGTATGAGCAAAGCATCTGTACCCTGAATCTGAATTGAGTAGCCATCAATCCCCTCAACTCTCACTAGCTATTCTCTTCGGTAAGGCCTCTAACTTCTCTGTGCTTCAGATAGCTCATGTCAAGTAGGGAGATAACCCAAAAGGGAGAAGCCAGCTAGAAAATGCTTCATAAGCCATAAGAAGAAGGCTGGGCCCCTTCCTGAAAGTGTCTTAAGTGCATGGTGGACAGCCACACGAGGGAGTGCTAGGCATTAGGGTAAGACATTAGTCAGGGATGACAGAGCACTTCAGACTGAGGTGTGAGTGGCTAAATGTGCCCTTAGGATCCGGATAAATAAGTCAGGACTGGTTGTCCGAGACAGCAGTGCCATGGAGGCCCATCCTGCCATGGACCCAAGGCTGTGAGGACTTTGGTGAGAGGGGAGGCAGGGCAGGCTCCGCAGGAACCCCTCAGGGAAACATGAGTGCCCCATGAGAATTAGCCATCACGGTGCTAGCCACAGGGGCTGGCAGGACGCTCTGAGGGCTGAGGGACTCAGAGATCCCTGACCTGACagagctccccacccccatccctgtgtGCCATCCACAGTGAGTGCATTTGAAACTTCCACTTCCTCAGCTCAGCTGCGTCTTCCCCTGCTGATGGAAGAATACTGTTGCTGCCCATCCGGGCCCTGCTCTCTGGAAATTTCCtttgggaggggctggagactGAAGCCAGCCCCTCCTTGCCTCTGGCTACCCCAACACCGCCTTCTTGCTTGGCTCAGCAGGAGCCCCTCTGAGTACACTCAGCTTTTCTTGTGACCAGGGTAAATATTACCTGACACTGTTAATATTTAATGCCCCCCACCTCTGTCCTGGCCACCCCCACGGCAGACACTGTCCCCGAAGTAGAGGCGGCAGGAAGACTGTGGAGAAGCTGTGGTGGCTGGGGAAATGACAGGGCTCTCGGCTGATGATGGTGAGTGCAGCACCTGGTGAGGCTGGCAGGACTGCCTTTGGTGGGCAGCTGAACCCCCTTTCCCTCTGGGACTGCCTTGGAACCCCCTTTCCTTCAAGGACTGCCTTTGGTGGGCAGCTGaaccccctttccctctcttgctCCCTTGCCTCCAGGTTTCCGGCCAGTGGCTCTCTAAGAAAATTAGCAATGGGAAGGGCCTGATTCCTCTACCCccatggaaaagaaacagaatagcaGAAATCAGAGcatcagaagtgtgtgtgtgtgtgtgtgtgtgtgaagtgttcGTGTGTACATGTTCGTGTGtgactttgttttgagacagaatcttgttctgtagcccaggttggcctggaactcattgtatagTCCAGAATAACCTAAAATTccctgcaatcctcctgcctcagcctcccgcaCCCTGCCCAGTGTGACTTTCTTGTGTTGGATGGAGGGAGAACTAAGATCACAAAGTGGGCAGGGTCTTCCAGGGTTAGGAGTGGGAAGAGCAGCCCTTCGGGCCAGCCTTCCCTAACTGGCTTAGCGTTACAAGAAAAGCCCCGAGCTTTGGGATCCATAGACTGAGGACTGGAGCCCAATAGGGCCCCTGCTGACTCACAGATCTTGAGGGTTCTGGCCCGGAGCTCTGGCTGGGGAGGGGCACATCAAATTGttcagaaaggaaaggaggatcCTAGCTTGGATCTGCCCAAGGCTGACACCAGCTCCCACTGTGACCTTGACTATGACTGAAACTGGGGACACTTTCTACATGGAAGCAGAGCCTAGGTCCCTGTGGCTTCTCCCTAGATTCTGGCCTTCCTGAACAACCCATACCAGAGGTCTGGGAGGCACTGACCATCTCCAGCCACTGGAAACAGCTGGACCCACCAGGCCCTGTAGTTGACCATCTCAGGGTCACAGTTCAAAGTTGCCTGGGAATTGCTAACTTGTTCATTCCTTTAGAAAGGGCCTCAGTCCCCTAGTGCCAAGAGGGTCTCTAGCAGGGCAACAAAGAGTAGAGTTGAcatggagggggtggggaggggtggtcGCAGCTTTGCTAGCCAGAGCACCACCAGGTACCCAAGGGTAAGTGCTCTGAGCTCAGGAAGCTGGAAAGTGGAATATGTGCTTTTACCAGGATGAAGGGAGCCACAGGCAAGGTGAGGGCCATGCACCTTGTGGACATGTCTTCCTACCTGTCACTTGAGAGGGACTTAGACTCATGGTGACCCTTTGCCCGGGGTTCAAATACCAGCTCTGCCCCTTACTTGCTATGTggctcagttaaacctctctgtgcttcagtCTCTTGTGGAATAGAGGGGGAATAACAGCAGTGTCCCCCGTGTGGTCTGAGCTGATGTTCCATTCGTTTGGGCATGCAGGACCGAGTGCATATTCCTCACTCTTGCTAAGCTTGCCCTGAGGACGATAACATAGGAGAACAGAAATCTAAGATGAGTCAAGTCCCGATTCTGCCTTCAATTTCCAGTGTCTTTAAAAGACTCCGGGGGACCCATGGTTTCTTTCTCCTGTTCCCTGAACATAGAGGCTCTGTTTCGCCCATTCATTTAGTTCACAGATACTGTTCTTCCTTGAGAAAGTGGAATTATCAATAGAGGTCACTAAGGGGCCTCCTGGGAACACTGTTCTTTGGCCTGTCCTAGTGATACAGAACAGGGAGCTGGGGAGGACCACACCCTCCTGGGACTGTGGAGGGTTCCCTGCAACCAGCACAGACCTCCACTTTAGGGCCCTGCGTCTGATCCTAGGGTGTCCGTGTGATGTCCTGGCCACTCTTACCCAGCTACCCCATGTCTATCTGGACCCTTGGGGATCCTGAGAAGTCCAGAGTTCCCACTGCTCTGGGTTGTGACTGTCTTGCTCATCCCACCCCTGGCTCTCTCCGCAGGTGGCAGCGCCAAGGGGCCAGAGGATCCATTCCACTATGGTAAGACAGTCCTCCCCTTCCTACCCCATCTTCGGGCTCCCAGCCTGGTTCTGCTATCTGCGCTCCAGGTATGGGGCTGCTGGTGGGTGGATTTGGGAAGTCTGCAAAGGGCCTTGCTTACACCACCACGCATGTCTCCTGTCTTCCAAGATTATGAGACCGTCCGCAAAGGGGGCCTGATCTTCGCAGGCCTGGCCTTCGTCGTGGGGCTCCTCATCCTCCTCAGTAAGTAGAGACTGGTGGGGCATTTCCCAAAGTCATACAATAAGGACACTCACCAGTTCCCAAGCCACACTCCAGTCGGAGGAGGAATTTAGGAAGGGTATGCAGGGGACAGcagtcccctcctcccccaccccgttTCCTTCAGGGTGCCCCCTAGTGGCCTTGGGAGGGGGAAACTAAGAGGGAGTCTGGCTGGGCAACTGTGGGGTAGAGGAGGCCAAAGGGGTAGGCACCTCCTATCCTAACACCATCTGGATACCTTCTGAGGTGGCCACACCCTAGCCACCCTAGCCATTAGGTAGTCTCAGCACACTGAGGGACAGTACCCCTGCCCTCACCGTCAGCGTTTGAGAGGCTTGCAGCAGCTCCCCTCCCCAGGTATGTCTGACATCCACCCTTCCCCATATTGTTGGAAACCAACAAGGTTGGGATCCAGGCACTGGAGCCCACCACTGACTGATCCACCCTTCCCCATATTGTTGGAAACCAACAAGGCTGGGATCCAGGCACTGGAGCCCACCACTGACTGATCCTAACACTGGcctccatttttctctctgttaaATGGACACAATCCCATTAGTCTTATAAGATTGGAGCTAGGATCCTAAGACAGCTTAAGAGTGAAGCAGATACATTAGGAGGGGTCTGGGGTAACCATGGAGGGATCTAGGGGAGAAAACGTCCTTATATATCTTCCATCCTTGACAGGCACAACAGCAAGTGCTTAATCAATGTTTGTtgccaccaaaagaaaaataccagaaTCACAATTAGGGAGACCCTGGGAGAAGCGGACAGGCTTCTGTGTTCTGGAATTCCCCACAGTCTGGCCAGTCTGGCTCCTCCCACTCCACCTGAAAGCTGGGCTTCCGGTTCTGTCTGGGAGGGGGCTTCGGGGGCGGGAATTGGAAGTTATGAGTGAGGCAGGGATTTGAACTTTGGATTTGGCCTGTCCTCCTCCAAGAGTGCACTGAGAAGCTACCCTGTTGTCCCCAATACGGCGCTGGTGGTATCGTGAACTCTGGTCCCAGCTGCCACTTTCAACATGTGCATAGTCCATCACAGATCTTGCAAAGTGAATGGTTGTTGATTGACTAATGTCTTGGTGGTCCAGCCCTATATAAACAGAGAAACAGTTCAACATAGACGCCAAGCCCCACACAGtgatgatgctggagaagtgggggggggggaagcctgGCAGAACTGGGTCTTCCAGGGTCTCCTTGGAAAATGGCAACAAACTTTACCATCTCTTTTCCAGGCAAAAGATTCCGCTGCGGGGGCAGTAAGAGGCACAGGTGAGTGCTGTCGGGGAACTGACAGGGTGGGTAGGACGAGAGGGGGGGCGGGAAGTTTTCCCCAATGAGGAGGAGGGGATCCACAATCAGGGGGCCCCAggtttctccttcctctgccttcatcctatctttcttcattcttccccATCTCAGGCAGGTCAATGAAGATGAGCTGTGACAATAGGTATGTTTCCTTCAAGGGGCATGGGTAGAGAACGCATGTGAACAAGAGACAACAAGCAGAGAGAAATTTTGGGGGTCGGGTGGGCTGCCCCcaataatgttttaaattgaGGACCAAGTGTTGGAAGTAGGATTCGAGGAGTAGGGACATTGCAGAGGGATCCCTAGGAATAATTAGAGGAACAGGGACAAAACTGCCAGCCCCAGAGGCCTCCCTCCCAGCTTAAACACTGCCTTTGTCTTTCCAGAGCTGCCAGTGCCCACCAGTGCGCAGGCACCAAGGATATCTATCCATCGTCCCCAGCTGTGCTCCACTGTCTGTGATATCACAGTCTGTATTCATGATGAAGGACGCGTCGGGCTCACTATGACCCCCTCATGGTCATCCACTCATGCCTCTTGATCCTtaacttccttcctcccctccccaactcttcTAACATCCCACTTCCTGCTCCAAGTTGGGGTACATGTGCATGCAGCCTCATCTCACTGGTTTTCAATGAATCACTCTAGCAAGTACCTGCCAATGAAAACAGGCTTGGTATGATCATCTATGGGCCCTTCATCATTCACCCCTGAATCGTTGGGGACAGAGACCTCTGCCTGACTTCAGGAGCTATGCAGAAGTCTGAAGGTGTCAAGTTGAAGGTGACTGGGTCTGTGGGGCCCTGCTGGAGGCTGTTGAAGCCTGGGTACTCCCATGGGGAACTTGCTTGTCGGGTGCTCTTGGCCACCCAAGAGGTCGCTGTCTGTGGCCACATTCATGGGTTTTCCCAAGGTGCACTGATGTCCAAGGTGGGTGAGTCTGAAAGCCCAGTGCTGGGCTTCAGTTCATACTTCCCGCAATCCGTCAATCACCCTTCCTAGGGTGGGTGGGGTCCAAGGGACTCCAGCTGGACCCACTCTTACCCAGAGAATTGGGTGTTGGCTTGCTTCATCCCTGGGCCAGAAGTGAACAGTAAGTGAGTTCACTGTTACTTGCTTCCTTTGGCCTTGTCCATCTGTGGCAGAGACCTACAAAGGGGTCCAACTCCCTCTCCCACCATTCCCATGAGCTCTCCAAGGAGACTGGAGGGCTGGCAGGATACAGGCACCATCTGGCTTCCTTATCTGCATCTCAGGGTATCAGAGCAGAACCCTGGGTGATGGCTTTTGAAAGACTGTTTGGGTGGACTGTACAGTCAGGGTGGACAGGCCATTTCACTTGGTACTTAAGCCTTCTGTCCTAATCCACTGCCCCTAGGCTCTGAGGCCCACCCACCCACAGGTAACTGCAGATAGTCCTTTGAGAACATTTCCATTGTATGGAAGGGGACactgagcccctcccccaccccaccccccaagaaaGGCAGTCACTTGTCTAGACAGGGTAACACCCTGCTTGCCTTTTGTCCTGAAAGCTAAGACATAGGGAAGCCTGGGGAGGAGATGCCAGCTGAGAGCAGTAGCCAACTAGGTAAAGTCTGGTTACTAGACTCAGTATCACACCACTGACAAAATGTGACCTCACGCCCTTAAGTAGAACTTGGTTCTGCTATGCTTGAGCTCCCTCTAGAGGGTGGAAAGAATAAGCAGAGCTGGAGATCTGGCCAGGGTTAGGGTGGGGGAGGAACCAACCTCTTCAAGGTTTCTGGATGCAGGGTCAAGGCAGATAGGAAGAGGTATTCAAGGTCTGTGGTTCACGAGAGAGAAGTGGGAAGCCTGGAAAGGAGTCACATTTCCAGAATGTTCTATCCATCGGCCCATCACTTAAATGGTCTTGAATGAGTCACTTCTCCCTCAGCCTGCACCATGTCTCCTGCTCTGTTCTCTAAGTGGCCAGACTGGCACACAGGAGGTGGACCTTGGGGCCTTTGCCAAACCTGGGCCTAACCGTATGTCATCCTTGAGCAGGGACTGATGGGCACAAGCATGCGATTAGCTGGTGAGCCTGTCCTCCTTTCCCCATGCCCTCTGCCAGCATTACCCAGGCTGAGGCTCAGTGAGCCAGACCAGGCTTGAGGAACACTGCTCCAGGGACATTCTGATTCTATGACCTTCCCCTGGGCCAGGACATCCCCCTTCACTCTCCGTGAAGTTCACACACTGAGAGTGACTGAACTTACCCTTCACTCTGAGGTTTTCCACACAGCAGAGCTGTGCTAAATTACAGAATACAAACCAAGTCTTCAAAGTGACCCTGGCCTCACGGAGACCCAGCTGCCTTAGCGTGCAATTCCTCTTCCTACCACCAGAGGGAGCACACGACCTTCTCAGAGTCACCTAAAATTGCAAATGCTGAATCGCTGGCCTATTCCTGATTTCCCGGGAAAGCTCCGGACTCCTTTTCACGAAGCCTCAGACCGCACAGCTTGAGTTGTCATCATGATCCTATTCCCATCTCCAGATGCCCCCTTCCAAACTCATTAACACCCAAGAATGGGACACCCAGGGTAAGGGCAATGAGACCATTGGGAAAGGGGCCCTGACCTGTTTGGATTTGGCTTCCCTATCAGAAGCCGGACTGGGCTGGGCCATTTGGAGTGTGAGGACTCCTTGTACAGGCCTCCAGTTTTTCTAAAAGCTCGTCAGATTGCGGGATCACCCCCCGCCTCACCCCAGCAGTTCTGGGTTCTCCCGGTTCAGTAAGGAAGAGGGAGACCCAAAAGATTTGCTTTGAGTAGCTCTGCTGCTGATCCTACCCACACAGCAAAACGAGGGCCTCCTTGGACAGATGGGTCCTAGGGCAGAGAAAGGACCGAGTCCCCTCTCCCCCAATACCTTGCTCGGGGATGGAGTGCCACTGCTGGGGCGATGAATCCCCTCCCCCCAGAGGTGCACCCCAGGTGGTCAAGCTCTGAACTGCAGTTGAGGTGATGGTACCCCAACCTTCACCATGAGACTGTTCATCATTGGCTTGACAGACGCCCCACTTGGTGAATGTCATGGCGGCTCGGCTCTGCTGTTCCAATCTGCAAGATGGATCAGCTTGGGCATCAGGGTAGGGGACATAGCATCCACAGTCAGGTGTGGTAGGAGAGTGGCACTGAAACATGGGCTGCAAGTGAGAACTGTCCTAGCCTTAGATTCTGGAGACTCAGGTCCCCTCCCAGTCTCAGGATACACAAGGAATCCTGGACTGGGAATGCTTTGTGTTGTTGCAGTTGAATAGCCAAggggctggaaaaaaaaaatcctacttaGAATTTGGAACCTTAGTACCCAGTGTTTCAGCCAGACACTGGTGGGACAAGAGAGATAGCAATAGGACACAGGTTATGGTGGGGGTGCCCAGTTGTCATGGGCCTCACATCTGGGAGGCCCAGGGGCCAGGGCCACTCTTCAGGTCCCATTTGGCAAGTGTGTTTCTCCAAGCCTGTTGGGCTGCCCAGTGTGACCCTCCTATAATTCCATAGTGCTGTTGCCATCTTTACGTCTCTAAACTTCCTTCCCTGTTTTGAGAACTTCTTGCTGCTGCTTCCTGGAAGAGCCTTTTGGTGTTACTTGGAGGAATGCCTGTGTGAGCCAGGTGGTAGGTGACAGAGGAGGGTGGGAAGTTCCCAGCGAAGGCAGCAGCTGGTGACTCAGGCTGTTGAAGCTCTGCAGGTCGCAGACCACACTCTGGAAACTGAAACTGGCTTTCCTAGGAGCCTTGTCCCTGAGCCTACTGTGTCCCTGACTGTCAAaacaaaagaggaggcagaagttCTAAGTTTCAGTCTAAAAGTCAAGGAGTGGTGACTTTGAAGGGAAAGTTGGAGTTGAAGGGAATTCTCTTCCGAACACAGGGTCGTTAGTTGTTCTTAATGCGCAGCTAGATGTACACAGCCACGTGTACACACCGGCTAGAAAGCAGGCACAAAGACAcctggagaagcagaggaaggagctAGGAAGGAGCATGGTGaattctctctctgtttgtccCCCCAGAAAGGCCTGTCAATCAGTAACTGAGAATGCATTTACACCGACTGCCTGGAACTCGGTGTCCTTGCTCTGCAATGAGTAACATTTCAGATCTCCCTTCTGCAAACCAAACATTCACCATGAAGTTAATAAAGTTATTTAGGAGAAACCTCAAGCCCTCAGACAGTCACCAGGAGACACAAGCAGGTATAGGGGGGTGCAGAATAGGCCTCAGCTGTTTTGGAACTCTTCCTGGGACCCTAATGACATATCTTCTTGGGTCTGAACATTCCTTCTTTCTGGGCCCCAGACAATTAGCTACTCCAGGGGTGGAATAAAAACTTGTGAGTTCATCCATGCTCCCTAGTGCCTATCCAGCAGAAGATCTATTCAGTAAATGTTTATTGAGTAACCTCGATGGCTCCTTAGAGGAAGAGGAATAAATGAGGAGTGACACCACCCACTCCCTCAGTGTACAGGGGTGAGGAGGGTTGTTCAGTGTAGGGTCTTGGGTAGAGACGGTGGTATATAGGCTCACTGAAGTGGGGGACCTTTGAGATCTAGCCCAGTGACCACCTTCATTtcatcttctgagtcctgggaaccAGCAAAACTCTCTGGAACCCTGGGTCAGTGATTATGTGATGGTCATTGTGTCTAAGCTAACACTCAAGGCCACTAACTTTCCTGGAACCTTCCCATCAATGATTTTGGGAAAGTTTATCTGGCCCCTCCTTCTCAGGGCACCATATCCAAGGAAGGCAATGAGGTAGCGCCCCATGAGCCCACCTTCAAGATAACCATATGCCAGGGATAGACTGGAACACCCAACCCCCTCCCCGGACCCTCTGTGCCCTCACCTGGGGGATCTTAGTTTCTTCCCTTGATGAGGGGGGCAGATGGTCTGTGGTCCTATTGTCCTGAGAacagagaggatgtggaaaatgtCTCTGGAGTGTATATTCCCTTTTATGTGAGGAAAGGGGGTGGGTATGATTCTAGTCATGTTGGATctggggagaggcagagaaacCCATCAGCAGAGAGAGCCTAGGTAGAGGGTGGCCTGGACTAATGCAAGAGTCTGGGCAGCTGTGAAGACATTCGGTGCCTCCATTCATAGGCTGTGATCCCTACAATGGTCTCACTGAAGAACTGGAATTTCCCTGGCATCAcatgctgggagaagaaaaagacTGAGACCGTGGTGCCAGCCAGAGGGGAGTTGTCTCTTGGGAAGAGATCTCACACAGTTCTGAGGACTCGTCAGAACACCTTGCCAGAGGAACTTGAGACAGTGATAGGTCAGGCTAGACCACACCCTGACCtgtataaggattcaggcattatgctggcctgcccctgtcacctggcagaatgcactcaggcaataccctggtcagcccagggttccatggttgtgtAGTCtgcacaggtgcaaaggacccctttaaaagacagaccccatcTGCTTACCCTCTCTTTCCgattctctttcctgctgttctcctggggcagacaggactttttctgtctccctcttctcttctttcctctctgtctctgtctctttacctcttctctctctccctttcccgtTCTAATAAAACtgctcacttaagctctgtctgcctggcatgtttgtcccctgccttggttaccctcacctgccatggaaccCGCCAAGGTTGCCCACTGCATTATTCCTAACAACCTAGACTGCCCAGCTATGAATTCCTCTTGctgtctatttaaaaataaacaccacGGCAGGACCTCCAAGGTGGACCTGGAGGCCCCCTGGACCCTCTGTTCCTCCTCTCAATGTAGTCACTTTCTCTGTGACTTGTTAGTTGACCTATTGAGGGTGGGTGGCCCAGTGTGTTAGGACTGCCAGGTCCCAAGCTGTGATCCTAACAATGCTAGAAATACCATGTGCCTCAGGGAATGTGTTGGttaattttttgtcaacttaGGCACAAGTTAGAGggttctgggaagagagaacctcaattgaggaaatgctttCATCAGACCGGCCTGTAGGCactctgtgggacattttcttgattaatggttgatatgggagggcccaattcactgggctagtggtcctgggtttcTTAAGGAAGAAAGCtgactgagcaagctatggggagcaagccagtaagcagcgctcctccatggtctctgcatcagctcctacctacaggttcctgctctgcttgagtgCCTGCCTGGACTTCTTTCAAAgatggactgtgacttggaagtgtaagccaaataacccctcccttttttttttctcacgcCAGTTGCCTTTAATTAGAATGTCACAACAACAGCAAGTAAACTATGACAGGAAGCGTCTCCCCAGAGCTTGGCCCACATATTGGAGAATAAGAGGCCCAGACTGGAGTCTCAGGGGCCAACATGGGCACAAGTTTGGAAGGGGAGGTTGCAATCTTACCTGTGAGAGACAACTTTGAGGTGGTAGAGAGCAGATTTGAGCGCTTCCCACAGCCCTGTCATCCTTCCGTAAGACACTAGGGGACGCCACACAACCAGCTTCTCTGTTCTGAGCTTCACTGAGGACCACAGCCATATTGAGCCAGAGCAGGGACAGCAGAGTCCTCCTTGGTGACCAAACCTCCACAGAGAACAAGCAGAGTTGGGGAGATAcactctgccctcctcccccGACGACCACCCTTCAGGGAGGGTGTACATGACAGTTAACCTTCGGGCCACCTGGAGGGGCATGCCCACTCCACCTTTCACCAAATGAGGCAACACCCTGATGCCACCGTTTGCATAGAGTCCTGATGTCACCACCCGATCTGAGCAGATGTAGAAACCTGGCTGTCATCTAGACTCGGAGCTTCCTTACTCTCAGATCCTGCAGAGGCAAAAACGGGG
This genomic stretch from Cricetulus griseus strain 17A/GY chromosome 4, alternate assembly CriGri-PICRH-1.0, whole genome shotgun sequence harbors:
- the Fxyd2 gene encoding sodium/potassium-transporting ATPase subunit gamma, whose product is MTGLSADDGGSAKGPEDPFHYDYETVRKGGLIFAGLAFVVGLLILLSKRFRCGGSKRHRQVNEDEL